CACGCAAGAGGACATGAAAAGTCGATGGATACGTGGCGCGTTTGTTCTCCTGTTTTTATTGGCTATGCGCATAGCCGGCCTGTTGTTATTTGTTGTCGCTGTCTTCCAGTTTCTGCATACACTGTTCGCAGCGCGCGCCAATTTGAAGGCACAGCGCTTCGGAAAAGCGCTGGGTTCCTACCTCAATGAGACTGCCCAATTCGTTTCTTACAGCGTGGACACCAAGCCCTGGCCTTTTTCAGAATGGCCTGATTCAATGCGTCC
This portion of the Desulfobacterales bacterium genome encodes:
- a CDS encoding DUF4389 domain-containing protein — protein: MRGKFRNTQEDMKSRWIRGAFVLLFLLAMRIAGLLLFVVAVFQFLHTLFAARANLKAQRFGKALGSYLNETAQFVSYSVDTKPWPFSEWPDSMRPQRPEW